From one Triticum aestivum cultivar Chinese Spring chromosome 4B, IWGSC CS RefSeq v2.1, whole genome shotgun sequence genomic stretch:
- the LOC123090621 gene encoding acidic leucine-rich nuclear phosphoprotein 32-related protein 2, with protein MAGAGAGEEDAAWERAISAAVKSAPLSPFSAPKTLTLDGAVKSSTGRLPSPALFDRFPSLEELSVAGARLSSLAGLPRLPALRRLSLPDNRLAGAGSLAAVAESCGGTIRHLDLGNNRFAAVEELAPLAPLGVESLDLYQCPVTKLKGYREKVFALVPSLKYLDGVDAEGNDRLESDEDEEEDEDEDEEGDEEGAEDGEGEGDEEEEEGDEEEDGEEEEGDEEEEEGDEAEDEEDEAEDDEPESGAAEKSEVVNGNKSAGSALPSKRKRDNEDGANGDN; from the exons atggccggcgccggcgccggagagGAGGACGCGGCGTGGGAGCGCGCCATCAGCGCGGCCGTCAAGAGCGCGCCGCTCTCCCCCTTCTCCGCCCCCAAAACCCTAACCCTCGACGGCGCCGTCAAGTCCTCCACCGGCCGCCTCCCCTCGCCGGCGCTCTTCGACCGCTTCCCCTCGCTCGAGGAGCTCTCCGTCGCGGGCGCCCGCCTCTCCTCGCTCGCCGGCCTGCCCCGCCTCCCGGCCCTCCGCCGCCTCTCCCTCCCCGACAACCGCCTCGCCGGGGCCGGctccctcgccgccgtcgccgagtCCTGCGGCGGGACCATCCGCCACCTCGACCTCGGCAACAACCGCTTCGCCGCGGTCGAGGAGCTCGCCCCGCTCGCACCGCTCGGGGTCGAGTCGCTGGACCTGTACCAGTGCCCCGTCACCAAGCTCAAGGGGTAcagggagaaggtgtttgcgctGGTCCCCAGCTTGAAGTACCTGGATGGCGTCGATGCCGAGGGCAATGACCGCCTGGAGTccgatgaggacgaggaggaggatgaggatgaggatgaggaaggGGATGAAGAGGGGGCGGAGGACGGCGAAGGGGAAggggacgaagaggaagaggaaggagatgaagaagaagatggcgaggaagaggagggagatgaagaggaagaggaaggcgacGAG GCTGAAGACGAAGAGGATGAGGCTGAGGACGACGAACCGGAGTCAGGCGCGGCCGAGAAAAGCGAGGTGGTCAACGGAAACAAGTCCGCAGGATCTGCCCTGCCAAGCAAGAGGAAAAGGGACAATGAAGATGGGGCCAACGGCGACAACTGA
- the LOC123090624 gene encoding deoxyuridine 5'-triphosphate nucleotidohydrolase — translation MAATNGAGADPVHEPPHKITKIAPLLKVKKLSDKAILPSRGSALAAGYDLSSAVETVVPARGKALVATDLSIAIPEGTYARIAPRSGLALKHAIDVGAGVIDADYRGPVGVVLFNHSEADFAVKPGDRVAQMIVQVIATPEVAEVEDLDATLRGEGGFGSTGV, via the exons ATGGCCGCCACCAacggcgccggtgccgaccccgtgCACGAGCCTCCCCACAAGATCACCAAGATCGCGCCGCTGCTCAAGGTCAAGAAGCTCTCCGACAAGGCCATCCTGCCGTCCCGCGgctccgccctcgccgccggctACGACCTCTCCAG TGCGGTGGAGACGGTCGTGCCGGCGAGGGGAAAGGCGCTGGTGGCCACCGACCTAAGCATCGCCATCCCGGAGGGCACCTACGCGCGCATCG CGCCGAGGTCGGGCCTGGCGCTGAAGCACGCCATCGACGTGGGCGCCGGGGTGATCGACGCCGACTACCGCGGCCCTGTGGGCGTCGTGCTCTTCAACCACTCGGAGGCGGACTTCGCCGTGAAGCCTGGCGACCGCGTTGCGCAGATGATCGTCCAGGTGATCGCGACGCCGGAGGTCgccgaggtggaggacctcgacgccacCCTCCGCGGGGAGGGCGGGTTCGGGTCCACCGGCGTCTGA
- the LOC123090623 gene encoding guanine nucleotide-binding protein subunit beta — protein MASVAELKEKHAAATASVNSLRERLRQRRQTLLDTDVEKYSKAQGRTAVSFNPTDLVCCRTLQGHSGKVYSLDWTPEKNWIVSASQDGRLIVWNALTSQKTHAIKLHCPWVMTCAFAPNGQSVACGGLDSACSIFNLSSQADRDGNMPVSRVLTGHKGYVSSCQYVPDQETRLITGSGDQTCVLWDVTTGQRISIFGGEFPSGHTADVLSLSINSLNTNMFISGSCDTTVRLWDLRIASRAVRTYHGHEGDINSVKFFPDGQRFGTGSDDGTCRLFDMRTGHQLQVYNREPDRNDNELPIVTSVAFSISGRLLFAGYSNGDCYVWDTLLAEMVLNLGTLQNSHEGRISCLGLSSDGSALCTGSWDKNLKIWAFSGHRKIV, from the exons ATGGCGTCCGTGGCGGAGCTCAAGGAGAAGCACGCGGCGGCGACGGCCTCGGTCAACTCCCTGCGGGAGCGGCTCCGCCAGCGCCGGCAGACGCTCCTCGACACCGACG TGGAGAAGTACTCCAAGGCGCAGGGGCGGACGGCGGTGAGCTTCAACCCCACGGATCTGGTCTGCTGCCGCACGCTGCAGGGCCACAGCGGAAAG GTATATTCTCTGGATTGGACCCCTGAGAAGAACTGGATAGTTAGTGCCTCACAAGATGGAAGACTAATTGTATGGAATGCTTTAACGAGTCAGAAAACACATGCCATAAAGCTACACTGTCCATGGGTGATGACATGTGCTTTTGCACCCAATGGTCAATCCGTTGCTTGTGGCGGTCTTGATAGTGCATGCTCTATATTCAACCTTAGCTCACAAGCAGACAGAGATGGGAACATGCCAGTATCAAGAGTACTTACTGGACACAAAGGCTATGTTTCATCCTGTCAGTATGTCCCAGACCAGGAAACCCGCTTGATTACAGGCTCAGGTGACCAAACGTGTGTCCTGTGGGATGTTACTACTGGCCAGAGGATATCAATCTTTGGAGGTGAATTTCCATCAGGGCATACAGCTGATGTGTTAAG TCTGTCCATCAACTCGTTAAACACGAATATGTTTATCTCGGGTTCATGTGATACAACTGTAAGGCTATGGGATCTCAGGATTGCAAGTCGGGCAGTTCGGACATATCATGGACATGAGGGCGACATTAACAGTGTCAAGTTCTTCCCTGATGGTCAGAGGTTCGGTACTGGTTCAGATGATGGTACATGCAGATTATTTGACATGAGAACAGGGCATCAACTTCAAGTGTACAATCGGGAGCCCGATAGAAATGATAACGAGCTCCCTATTGTTACATCTGTCGCCTTTTCCATATCAGGAAGGCTTCTTTTTGCTGGATACTCTAATGGTGACTGTTATGTGTGGGACACGCTTCTTGCCGAG ATGGTGCTTAATTTGGGGACTCTCCAAAACTCTCACGAAGGCCGTATAAGCTGCCTTGGGCTGTCATCCGATGGGAGTGCATTGTGTACAGGAAGCTGGGACAAAAATTTGAAG ATCTGGGCTTTCAGTGGACACCGGAAGATAGTCTGA
- the LOC123090622 gene encoding aminopeptidase M1-B isoform X1: MAGSPEQFRGQSRLPRFAAPLRYDLVLRPDLAACTFSGSASAAVAVSAPTRFLVLNAAELAVDRSSIRFQALTRRALPRSEDWAPTEVAQFEEDEILVLGFGRELPLGEGVLSMDFTGTLNDQMRGFYRSKYEYNGEARNMAVTQFEAADARRCFPCWDEPAFKAKFKITLEVPAELVALSNMPVVKETVCGPLKTVYYEESPLMSTYLVAIVVGLFDYIESSTLEGTKVRVYTQVGKTSQGKFALDVGVKSLDLFKDYFATPYPLPKLDMIAIPDFAAGAMENYGLVTYRESALLYDEQLSSASNKQQVAITVAHELAHQWFGNLVTMEWWTHLWLNEGFASWVSYLAVESIFPEWNNWTQFLDETTSGLRLDALAESHPIEVDVNHASEIDAIFDSISYDKGASVIRMLQSYLGAERFQKALASYIKKYAYSNAKTEDLWAVLEEETGEPVKDLMTTWTKQQGYPVIYAKLNGQDLELEQAQFLSDGSSGPGMWIVPMTACCGSYDLNKKFLLKGKTDTMHIKDFAATQSGQNFWIKLNIDQTGFYRVKYDDELAAGLENAIKAKKLSLMDMIGIVEDSYALSVACKQTLTSLLRLLNAYRHESDYTILSHVTSVCLSVNRISTDANPDLSSDIKQLLIKLLLLAAKRVGWDPKDSESHLDVMLRSLLLIALVKLGHEETINEGIRRFHIFLEDRKTPLLPPDNRKAAYLAVMQTVSTSNRAGYDVLLKIYKETSEAQEKSRILGSLSSCPDKDIVVEALNLMLTDEVRNQDAFYVLGGISLEGREAAWAWLKDNWDHVVKTWPSSSLISDFVNSTVSPFTSEEKAAEVSEFFTTRVKPSFERALKQSLERVRISARWIDSIKSEPSLAQTVQQLLLQEF; encoded by the exons ATGGCGGGGTCGCCGGAGCAGTTCAGGGGCCAGTCCCGCCTCCCCCGCTTCGCCGCGCCCCTCCGCTACGACCTCGTCCTCCGCCCCGACCTCGCGGCCTGCACCTTCTCCGGCTCcgcgtccgccgccgtcgccgtctccGCGCCCACCCGCTTCCTCGTCCTcaacgccgccgagctcgccgtcgaccgcTCCTCCATCCGCTTCCAGGCACTCACTCGCCGCGCCCTCCCCCGCTCCGAG GACTGGGCGCCGACGGAGGTGGCGCAGTTCGAGGAGGATGAGATCCTGGTCCTCGGGTTCGGCCGCGAGCTGCCCCTCGGCGAGGGCGTGCTCTCCATGGACTTCACCGGGACCCTCAACGACCAGATGAGGGGCTTCTACAGGAG CAAGTATGAGTACAATGGGGAGGCAAGAAACATGGCGGTTACACAGTTTGAAGCTGCTGATGCACGGCGGTGCTTTCCATGCTGGGATGAGCCTGCATTTAAG GCCAAGTTCAAGATAACATTGGAGGTTCCAGCTGAACTGGTAGCATTGTCCAACATGCCAGTAGTTAAGGAGACAGTCTGCGGGCCTCTGAAGACTGTCTATTATGAGGAATCTCCACTTATGTCAACATATCTAGTCGCAATAGTTGTTGGTTTGTTTGATTACATAGAGAGCTCAACTTTAGAAG GCACCAAAGTTCGTGTGTATACCCAAGTTGGCAAGACTAGTCAAGGAAAGTTTGCATTAGATGTTGGGGTGAAGTCACTGGATCTATTCAAGGA TTACTTCGCCACTCCTTACCCACTACCTAAGTTGGATATGATTGCTATCCCTGATTTTGCTGCTGGAGCCATGGAGAACTATGGGTTGGTTACTTACCGGGAATCAGCTTTGCTTTATGATGAGCAATTATCGTCAGCATCCAACAAACAACAG GTAGCAATCACCGTTGCACATGAATTGGCTCACCAATGGTTTGGCAATCTTGTAACCATGGAATGGTGGACTCACTTGTGGCTAAACGAGGGTTTTGCTTCATGG GTGAGTTATTTAGCTGTAGAATCCATTTTTCCTGAATGGAATAACTGGACACAATTCCTTGATGAGACGACCTCTGGCCTCAGATTGGATGCACTTGCAGAGTCTCATCCTATTGAG GTTGATGTAAACCATGCCAGTGAAATCGATGCGATTTTTGATTCCATAAGCTACGACAAGGGAGCTTCTGTCATTCGCATGCTACAAAGCTACCTTGGTGCAGAGCGGTTTCAG AAAGCTTTGGCTTCATACATAAAGAAGTACGCGTACTCGAACGCTAAAACCGAAGACCTATGGGCTGTTCTTGAGGAGGAAACTGGGGAGCCTGTCAAGGATCTGATGACTACATGGACTAAGCAACAAGGATATCCTGTTATATATGCAAAACTAAATGGGCAAGATTTGGAACTCGAGCAG GCTCAATTTCTGTCAGATGGATCATCTGGTCCTGGCATGTGGATCGTTCCTATGACAGCATGCTGTGGCTCGTACGATCTGAATAAGAAGTTTCTGTTGAAAGGCAAGACCGATACGATGCATATAAAAGATTTTGCAGCCACCCAAAGTGGCCAAAATTTTTGGATCAAACTGAACATTGATCAAACTGGATTTTATAGAGTGAAgtatgatgatgaacttgcagctGGACTTGAAAATGCAATAAAAGCCAAGAAACTCTCTTTAATGGATATGATTG GTATTGTGGAAGATTCTTATGCTCTTTCTGTTGCTTGCAAACAAACACTGACATCATTGCTTCGTTTGCTAAATGCTTATCGTCATGAGTCTGATTACACTATACTTTCACATGTAACCTCT GTATGTTTAAGCGTTAACAGAATATCAACTGATGCTAATCCTGACTTGTCTAGCGATATCAAACAACTTTTGATCAAGCTTCTTCTGTTAGCTGCCAA AAGAGTAGGCTGGGATCCTAAGGATAGTGAGAGCCATCTTGATGTGATGCTTAGATCACTGCTCTTGATTGCCCTTGTCAAGCTCGGACATGAAGAGACTATAAATGAGGGAATTCGGCGTTTCCATATCTTCTTAGAAGACCGAAAAACTCCCCTTCTACCTCCAGACAATAGAAAG GCAGCATACCTTGCTGTGATGCAGACCGTGAGTACCTCAAACAGAGCCGGTTATGATGTTCTCCTGAAAATCTACAAGGAAACATCTGAAGCACAGGAGAAGTCTCGCATCTTAG GCTCGTTGTCTTCATGCCCAGACAAGGATATTGTTGTTGAGGCATTGAACCTTATGCTTACAGATGAG GTACGGAATCAAGATGCATTTTATGTCCTTGGTGGTATTAGCTTAGAAGGACGAGAAGCTGCATGGGCCTGGCTGAAG GATAACTGGGATCACGTCGTTAAGACTTGGCCATCAAGCTCACTCATATCAGACTTCGTCAATTCTACCGTTTCACCG TTCACCTCTGAGGAGAAAGCTGCCGAGGTTTCTGAGTTCTTCACCACTCGCGTGAAACCGTCGTTCGAAAGAgcgttgaagcagagcctcgagaggGTGCGGATCAGCGCTAGATGGATCGACAGCATCAAGAGCGAGCCCAGCCTTGCGCAAACGGTGCAGCAGCTGCTGCTTCAGGAGTTTTAA
- the LOC123090622 gene encoding aminopeptidase M1-B isoform X2, whose amino-acid sequence MAGSPEQFRGQSRLPRFAAPLRYDLVLRPDLAACTFSGSASAAVAVSAPTRFLVLNAAELAVDRSSIRFQDWAPTEVAQFEEDEILVLGFGRELPLGEGVLSMDFTGTLNDQMRGFYRSKYEYNGEARNMAVTQFEAADARRCFPCWDEPAFKAKFKITLEVPAELVALSNMPVVKETVCGPLKTVYYEESPLMSTYLVAIVVGLFDYIESSTLEGTKVRVYTQVGKTSQGKFALDVGVKSLDLFKDYFATPYPLPKLDMIAIPDFAAGAMENYGLVTYRESALLYDEQLSSASNKQQVAITVAHELAHQWFGNLVTMEWWTHLWLNEGFASWVSYLAVESIFPEWNNWTQFLDETTSGLRLDALAESHPIEVDVNHASEIDAIFDSISYDKGASVIRMLQSYLGAERFQKALASYIKKYAYSNAKTEDLWAVLEEETGEPVKDLMTTWTKQQGYPVIYAKLNGQDLELEQAQFLSDGSSGPGMWIVPMTACCGSYDLNKKFLLKGKTDTMHIKDFAATQSGQNFWIKLNIDQTGFYRVKYDDELAAGLENAIKAKKLSLMDMIGIVEDSYALSVACKQTLTSLLRLLNAYRHESDYTILSHVTSVCLSVNRISTDANPDLSSDIKQLLIKLLLLAAKRVGWDPKDSESHLDVMLRSLLLIALVKLGHEETINEGIRRFHIFLEDRKTPLLPPDNRKAAYLAVMQTVSTSNRAGYDVLLKIYKETSEAQEKSRILGSLSSCPDKDIVVEALNLMLTDEVRNQDAFYVLGGISLEGREAAWAWLKDNWDHVVKTWPSSSLISDFVNSTVSPFTSEEKAAEVSEFFTTRVKPSFERALKQSLERVRISARWIDSIKSEPSLAQTVQQLLLQEF is encoded by the exons ATGGCGGGGTCGCCGGAGCAGTTCAGGGGCCAGTCCCGCCTCCCCCGCTTCGCCGCGCCCCTCCGCTACGACCTCGTCCTCCGCCCCGACCTCGCGGCCTGCACCTTCTCCGGCTCcgcgtccgccgccgtcgccgtctccGCGCCCACCCGCTTCCTCGTCCTcaacgccgccgagctcgccgtcgaccgcTCCTCCATCCGCTTCCAG GACTGGGCGCCGACGGAGGTGGCGCAGTTCGAGGAGGATGAGATCCTGGTCCTCGGGTTCGGCCGCGAGCTGCCCCTCGGCGAGGGCGTGCTCTCCATGGACTTCACCGGGACCCTCAACGACCAGATGAGGGGCTTCTACAGGAG CAAGTATGAGTACAATGGGGAGGCAAGAAACATGGCGGTTACACAGTTTGAAGCTGCTGATGCACGGCGGTGCTTTCCATGCTGGGATGAGCCTGCATTTAAG GCCAAGTTCAAGATAACATTGGAGGTTCCAGCTGAACTGGTAGCATTGTCCAACATGCCAGTAGTTAAGGAGACAGTCTGCGGGCCTCTGAAGACTGTCTATTATGAGGAATCTCCACTTATGTCAACATATCTAGTCGCAATAGTTGTTGGTTTGTTTGATTACATAGAGAGCTCAACTTTAGAAG GCACCAAAGTTCGTGTGTATACCCAAGTTGGCAAGACTAGTCAAGGAAAGTTTGCATTAGATGTTGGGGTGAAGTCACTGGATCTATTCAAGGA TTACTTCGCCACTCCTTACCCACTACCTAAGTTGGATATGATTGCTATCCCTGATTTTGCTGCTGGAGCCATGGAGAACTATGGGTTGGTTACTTACCGGGAATCAGCTTTGCTTTATGATGAGCAATTATCGTCAGCATCCAACAAACAACAG GTAGCAATCACCGTTGCACATGAATTGGCTCACCAATGGTTTGGCAATCTTGTAACCATGGAATGGTGGACTCACTTGTGGCTAAACGAGGGTTTTGCTTCATGG GTGAGTTATTTAGCTGTAGAATCCATTTTTCCTGAATGGAATAACTGGACACAATTCCTTGATGAGACGACCTCTGGCCTCAGATTGGATGCACTTGCAGAGTCTCATCCTATTGAG GTTGATGTAAACCATGCCAGTGAAATCGATGCGATTTTTGATTCCATAAGCTACGACAAGGGAGCTTCTGTCATTCGCATGCTACAAAGCTACCTTGGTGCAGAGCGGTTTCAG AAAGCTTTGGCTTCATACATAAAGAAGTACGCGTACTCGAACGCTAAAACCGAAGACCTATGGGCTGTTCTTGAGGAGGAAACTGGGGAGCCTGTCAAGGATCTGATGACTACATGGACTAAGCAACAAGGATATCCTGTTATATATGCAAAACTAAATGGGCAAGATTTGGAACTCGAGCAG GCTCAATTTCTGTCAGATGGATCATCTGGTCCTGGCATGTGGATCGTTCCTATGACAGCATGCTGTGGCTCGTACGATCTGAATAAGAAGTTTCTGTTGAAAGGCAAGACCGATACGATGCATATAAAAGATTTTGCAGCCACCCAAAGTGGCCAAAATTTTTGGATCAAACTGAACATTGATCAAACTGGATTTTATAGAGTGAAgtatgatgatgaacttgcagctGGACTTGAAAATGCAATAAAAGCCAAGAAACTCTCTTTAATGGATATGATTG GTATTGTGGAAGATTCTTATGCTCTTTCTGTTGCTTGCAAACAAACACTGACATCATTGCTTCGTTTGCTAAATGCTTATCGTCATGAGTCTGATTACACTATACTTTCACATGTAACCTCT GTATGTTTAAGCGTTAACAGAATATCAACTGATGCTAATCCTGACTTGTCTAGCGATATCAAACAACTTTTGATCAAGCTTCTTCTGTTAGCTGCCAA AAGAGTAGGCTGGGATCCTAAGGATAGTGAGAGCCATCTTGATGTGATGCTTAGATCACTGCTCTTGATTGCCCTTGTCAAGCTCGGACATGAAGAGACTATAAATGAGGGAATTCGGCGTTTCCATATCTTCTTAGAAGACCGAAAAACTCCCCTTCTACCTCCAGACAATAGAAAG GCAGCATACCTTGCTGTGATGCAGACCGTGAGTACCTCAAACAGAGCCGGTTATGATGTTCTCCTGAAAATCTACAAGGAAACATCTGAAGCACAGGAGAAGTCTCGCATCTTAG GCTCGTTGTCTTCATGCCCAGACAAGGATATTGTTGTTGAGGCATTGAACCTTATGCTTACAGATGAG GTACGGAATCAAGATGCATTTTATGTCCTTGGTGGTATTAGCTTAGAAGGACGAGAAGCTGCATGGGCCTGGCTGAAG GATAACTGGGATCACGTCGTTAAGACTTGGCCATCAAGCTCACTCATATCAGACTTCGTCAATTCTACCGTTTCACCG TTCACCTCTGAGGAGAAAGCTGCCGAGGTTTCTGAGTTCTTCACCACTCGCGTGAAACCGTCGTTCGAAAGAgcgttgaagcagagcctcgagaggGTGCGGATCAGCGCTAGATGGATCGACAGCATCAAGAGCGAGCCCAGCCTTGCGCAAACGGTGCAGCAGCTGCTGCTTCAGGAGTTTTAA